A part of Pararhizobium sp. A13 genomic DNA contains:
- a CDS encoding heparinase II/III family protein — MGGADQSTMSGSFNWSHKAVTTLETATGGENWSVVASHDGYRKRFGAEHRRTLSSTPEGFAIRDKLTGTVGLEAEIVLQLAPEWHAQMKDGTVPDFARPGNDCDPVLQGAGGHHHQGGWRHW, encoded by the coding sequence ATCGGCGGCGCCGACCAGAGCACGATGTCAGGCTCCTTCAACTGGTCGCACAAGGCGGTCACCACATTGGAAACCGCGACCGGCGGAGAAAACTGGTCCGTCGTTGCGAGCCACGACGGTTATCGGAAGCGGTTTGGTGCCGAGCATCGCCGCACGCTGTCTTCGACGCCGGAGGGCTTCGCGATCCGCGACAAGCTGACCGGCACTGTAGGCCTGGAGGCGGAGATCGTCCTCCAGCTCGCGCCCGAATGGCACGCGCAGATGAAGGACGGCACCGTCCCTGATTTCGCGCGACCGGGAAACGATTGCGACCCTGTCCTTCAAGGCGCCGGGGGACATCACCATCAAGGCGGGTGGCGACATTGGTGA
- the recO gene encoding DNA repair protein RecO, translating into MQWSDQAIIIGVKRHGETSVIAEVMTRAHGRHLGLVRSGRSRTMQPVLQPGNEVEVTWRARLDEHLGEFRVEPVQLRAARLMEAATSVYGVQAMGALLRLLPERDPHPHLYEALDVILENLHDPRDAGELFVRFEIAVLNDLGFGLDLAECAATGTRSDLVYVSPKSGRAVSREAGAPYADKMLVLPAFLVAGGAADYDSLLAAFRMTAFFLHRHVYEPRGIALSTARDGFVQAALKALKPQDAVSHP; encoded by the coding sequence ATGCAGTGGAGTGATCAGGCCATTATCATCGGCGTCAAGCGGCATGGCGAAACCTCCGTCATTGCCGAGGTTATGACGCGGGCGCACGGGCGTCATCTCGGCCTTGTCCGCTCCGGCCGCTCGCGGACGATGCAGCCGGTGCTACAGCCTGGAAACGAGGTCGAGGTTACCTGGCGCGCGCGGCTGGATGAGCATCTCGGCGAATTCCGCGTCGAGCCGGTGCAACTGCGTGCGGCACGGCTGATGGAGGCGGCGACATCGGTCTACGGCGTCCAGGCCATGGGTGCGCTTCTACGGCTGCTGCCGGAGCGTGATCCGCATCCGCATCTCTATGAGGCTCTCGACGTCATTCTCGAAAATCTTCACGACCCGCGCGACGCCGGCGAATTGTTCGTGCGCTTCGAGATCGCCGTCCTCAACGATCTCGGCTTCGGGCTCGATCTGGCCGAATGTGCTGCAACCGGTACGCGCTCCGATCTGGTCTATGTCTCGCCGAAATCCGGCCGCGCCGTCAGCCGCGAGGCGGGCGCGCCCTATGCCGACAAGATGCTGGTGCTGCCTGCCTTTCTTGTCGCGGGTGGCGCCGCCGACTACGACAGCCTGCTGGCGGCCTTCCGCATGACGGCCTTTTTCCTTCATCGCCATGTCTATGAACCGCGTGGCATTGCCCTCTCGACGGCGCGCGACGGCTTCGTTCAGGCCGCCTTGAAGGCGCTGAAGCCGCAAGATGCAGTTTCACACCCATAA
- a CDS encoding PaaI family thioesterase, translating into MSVELYPGMTVSGIGTVPLDAVARDGGLKAMLDLLAGVHPAPPMAATLKFGLSEVEEGRVSFRGLPSAEHLNPLGTVHGGWAATIMDSALGCAVMTTLKPGEAYTTVEFKINLVRPLLPGMGEVFCEGRIVHRGRTLATSEAWLKDGNGKLLAHGTETCAIFPIENLMR; encoded by the coding sequence ATGTCCGTTGAACTCTACCCCGGAATGACCGTCTCCGGTATCGGCACCGTGCCGCTGGATGCTGTCGCGCGCGATGGTGGGCTGAAGGCGATGCTGGACCTCCTGGCCGGCGTCCATCCTGCGCCGCCGATGGCCGCGACGCTGAAATTCGGCCTGAGCGAGGTGGAGGAGGGCAGGGTGAGTTTTCGGGGGCTGCCATCCGCCGAGCATTTGAACCCGCTCGGCACGGTGCATGGCGGCTGGGCGGCAACGATCATGGACTCGGCCCTCGGCTGTGCTGTCATGACGACGCTGAAGCCGGGCGAGGCTTATACGACCGTCGAGTTCAAGATCAATCTAGTCCGCCCGCTGCTGCCCGGCATGGGCGAGGTCTTCTGCGAAGGCAGGATCGTCCACCGCGGCCGCACATTGGCGACCTCGGAGGCTTGGCTGAAGGACGGGAACGGCAAGCTGCTGGCACATGGCACGGAAACCTGCGCCATCTTCCCGATCGAGAACCTGATGCGGTGA
- a CDS encoding sigma-70 family RNA polymerase sigma factor, with amino-acid sequence MDEKKFLAEKFEADRGRLRAAAYRMLGSRSEAEDAVQEAWLRLGRSEMSEIGNLSGWLTTVVARICLDMLRARKSRREEPYGPHVPEPLTSADDAEHEALLADSVGAALLIVLETLTPAERLAFVLHDMFAVPFDEIAPIVDRSPEAARQLASRARRRVQGARTAANADRSDQRRIVEAFLAASRGGDFEALLAVLDPNVVFRADVAAVKLGSQAEIQGAAAVANTFKGRALGARPAFIDDGFGLIVEVGGQLRVILRLSIRDGRIAEVQAIADPERLDQIDFTLFDQG; translated from the coding sequence ATGGACGAGAAAAAATTTCTGGCAGAAAAATTCGAGGCCGATCGCGGCCGGCTGAGGGCGGCAGCGTACCGCATGCTCGGGTCGCGCAGCGAGGCGGAAGACGCGGTACAGGAAGCCTGGCTACGCCTTGGCCGCTCCGAAATGTCGGAGATCGGCAATCTCAGCGGCTGGCTGACGACGGTGGTCGCGCGCATTTGCCTCGACATGCTGCGCGCCCGCAAATCACGCCGTGAAGAACCTTATGGGCCGCATGTGCCGGAACCTTTGACATCGGCCGACGACGCCGAACATGAAGCGCTGCTTGCCGATTCGGTCGGCGCCGCGCTGCTCATCGTCCTGGAGACGCTGACGCCGGCGGAACGGCTAGCCTTCGTGCTGCACGACATGTTTGCCGTGCCCTTCGACGAGATCGCGCCTATCGTCGATCGTTCGCCGGAAGCCGCGCGACAGCTGGCGAGCCGCGCCCGCCGCCGTGTTCAGGGTGCAAGGACAGCGGCCAATGCCGATCGCAGTGACCAGCGCAGGATCGTCGAAGCCTTTCTGGCGGCGTCGCGCGGCGGGGATTTCGAGGCGTTGCTTGCGGTCCTCGATCCGAATGTCGTGTTCCGCGCCGACGTTGCGGCCGTGAAGCTTGGATCGCAGGCGGAAATCCAAGGTGCTGCGGCCGTCGCCAATACGTTCAAGGGCCGCGCCCTTGGCGCAAGGCCGGCCTTTATCGACGATGGCTTCGGGCTTATCGTCGAGGTCGGCGGGCAGTTGCGCGTCATCCTGCGCCTCTCGATCCGCGACGGCAGGATCGCCGAAGTGCAGGCGATCGCCGATCCGGAGCGGCTCGACCAGATCGACTTCACGCTGTTCGACCAGGGGTGA
- a CDS encoding carboxymuconolactone decarboxylase family protein: MQPRMNNPAVMIPEAMQALNSLANVTRKGGVPALTLELVNLRASQINGCSVCVDAHPRVAKKAGETDERLFAVAAWRDTPYFTDAERAALALTEALTRISDRADPVPDDIWNAAVRHYEETALATLVLAIANINVWNRLNVATRQVAGVWKP; the protein is encoded by the coding sequence GTGCAGCCGAGAATGAACAACCCCGCCGTCATGATCCCGGAAGCCATGCAGGCCCTGAATTCACTGGCGAACGTCACGCGCAAGGGCGGCGTGCCCGCGCTCACCCTCGAACTGGTCAATCTGCGCGCCAGCCAGATCAACGGCTGCAGCGTCTGCGTCGACGCCCATCCGCGCGTGGCGAAGAAAGCGGGCGAGACCGATGAACGCCTCTTTGCGGTCGCCGCCTGGCGCGATACGCCATACTTCACCGATGCGGAACGGGCAGCCCTTGCGCTGACCGAAGCACTGACGCGCATCAGCGACCGCGCCGATCCGGTGCCGGACGACATCTGGAACGCGGCAGTCCGCCACTATGAGGAAACGGCGCTGGCCACCCTTGTTCTCGCCATCGCCAACATCAATGTCTGGAACAGGCTGAACGTCGCCACCAGGCAGGTCGCCGGCGTCTGGAAGCCCTGA